From Scomber japonicus isolate fScoJap1 chromosome 22, fScoJap1.pri, whole genome shotgun sequence, one genomic window encodes:
- the nppcl2 gene encoding C-type natriuretic peptide 2, which yields MAASSSSCFLPLIALLFLFLAIAVESRPSSRRDDAQVLQSLFGSRLSSLLLAPPTPVDITEGSGSGPAPLVRPAGVGLAGQRRVAGHGFVLDFLRQAKMKRWNRKSMMGGRGCFGMKMDRIGSISGLGC from the exons atggcggcttcatcttcctcctgctTCCTCCCCCTCAtcgccctcctcttcctcttcctcgccATCGCCGTGGAGTCGAGACCTTCATCACGACGGGACGACGCCCAG GTCCTCCAATCACTGTTCGGCTCTCGTCTGTCCTCGCTCCTTTTGGCCCCTCCCACCCCCGTTGACATCACAGAGGGCTCAGGCTCAGGCCCCGCCCCCTTGGTTAGGCCTGCTGGCGTGGGATTGGCTGGCCAGAGGCGGGTGGCGGGGCATGGGTTCGTCCTGGACTTCCTGCGGCAGGCAAAGATGAAGAGGTGGAACAGGAAGTCCATgatgggaggaagaggatgcTTCGGGATGAAGATGGACCGCATCGGCTCCATCAGCGGGCTTGGCTGTTAG